From the Methanonatronarchaeum thermophilum genome, the window CTTGCTGACCCAACCTTTCTCTATATACTCTGGGTATATCGGTAGTCTCTCTTTTAATATGTATCCATGTTGGTCGATTTTTTCTTTCAGTTGGTTTGGGGTGGGCCATTCCTTACTGGGGTTTATATGGTCTTTAGTTGTTGAAATACCGCCTAAATCGGATATACCCGCCGTTAATAATGGTTTGATGTCTGGATGTAGGTTGGGTGGTGCCTGTATCTCAATGTCTTTTAGTATGTGTCTCGCTATTGCGATAGTTTTTACCACGACTTCTTCATCCACGGACGGATGTTGTGTCTCTGCCAATCGATGTTTGTTATGTCCCTGTATAATCACTTCCTGTATATGCCCATACCTGTCATCGATCTCTTTGATTTTTCTCAAACTCTTCAACCGATCCAGCCAGGTCTCTCCAACCCCTACCAAAATACCTGTTGTTAAGGGTATCTTTTCTTGACCTGCAAACTCAATTAACTCAATCCTCTTCTCGGGAGCCTTCCCAGGACACCCTTCATGAACCGGTAAGGTTGCAGTACTCTCCAACATCAAACCCATACTCGCATTATACCTACTATACAGTTTGAAATCACTTTTCGACACCAACCCCGGATTCGTATGAGGTAACAAACCTAAATCCAAAGCCATTTCAAACAAATCAACTAAATAATCGGTAAACGAACCATACCCATACTCCCCAAGAATCCTGCTAAAACCACAGCCTGCTTCCTCAGGACGCTCCCCAAAAGTAAACAACGCCTCAACTGCACCACCTCTCACACCTTCAACCAAAACATCATAAACCTCACTAGGAGACATCAAATAATACTCCCCACCACAAAACCCACAATACCCACAACTATTACGACAAACATTGGTAACAGGAACAAAAACATTCCTACAATAAGTTATCTCACCAAAAAACCTATCCCTCAACAAACCAGCTTTTTCCACCACATCAACCAATCCAACAACCATCACAACCAATTAACACCTAAACCAACATATCTTATT encodes:
- the cofG gene encoding 7,8-didemethyl-8-hydroxy-5-deazariboflavin synthase subunit CofG, with amino-acid sequence MVVGLVDVVEKAGLLRDRFFGEITYCRNVFVPVTNVCRNSCGYCGFCGGEYYLMSPSEVYDVLVEGVRGGAVEALFTFGERPEEAGCGFSRILGEYGYGSFTDYLVDLFEMALDLGLLPHTNPGLVSKSDFKLYSRYNASMGLMLESTATLPVHEGCPGKAPEKRIELIEFAGQEKIPLTTGILVGVGETWLDRLKSLRKIKEIDDRYGHIQEVIIQGHNKHRLAETQHPSVDEEVVVKTIAIARHILKDIEIQAPPNLHPDIKPLLTAGISDLGGISTTKDHINPSKEWPTPNQLKEKIDQHGYILKERLPIYPEYIEKGWVSKHVKKNLDKNNEI